Proteins encoded by one window of Hippoglossus hippoglossus isolate fHipHip1 chromosome 15, fHipHip1.pri, whole genome shotgun sequence:
- the LOC117775963 gene encoding vinculin-like isoform X7 → MPVFHTKTIESILEPVAQQISHLVIMHEEGEVDGKAIPDLTVPVAAVQAAVSNLVRVGKETVQTTEDQVMKRDMPPAFIKVENSSSKLVQAAQMLKADPYSVPARDYLIDGSRGILSGTSDLLLTFDEAEVRKIIRVCKGILEYLTVAEVVETMEDLITYTKNLGPGMTKMSKMIEERQQELTHQEHRQMLVNSMSTVKELLPVLISAIKIFVATKTSRGAGVEEAERNRKFTFEKMSGEINEIIRVLQLTTWDEDAWANKDMEAMKRSLALIESKMALAQSWLKDPHGQPGGHGEVALRMILDEAGKVGELCAGKERKDILVTTKALGQMTDQVADLRARGQGPTPGCMQRAGQCLQGLDLLFGKVDGASRRLEALINAKQAIARRLDAAQAWLADPNGGPEGEENIRALLAEAKRIADLCEDPKERDDILRSISEIAGLTAKLMELRKQGKGDSPEARALAKQIGSALMNLQSKTNRAVANMRPAKPAVTLEGKMEQALRWVNNPWVDDRGVGQAAIRGMVGEGRRLAGGLLGPYRQDMIGRCDRTEALMGSLADMAARGEAEAPHARATAAQLQESLKDLRKHMQEVMTQEVSDVFSDTTTPIKLLAVAATAPADAPNREEVFDERAGNFEAHAGRLGATAEKAAAVGTANKMTVEGIHAAVKHARDLTPQVTTAARILLKNPGNKAAYEHFDTMKNQWIDNVERLTSLVDEAIDTKSLLDASEEAIKKDIDKCRVAMANVQPQMLVAGATSIARRANRVLLVAKREVENSEDPRFRDTVKHASDILSHTISPMVMDAKGVAGNIQDKALQKAYLDSCLRILGAVGKVREAFQPQEPDFPPPPPDLDQLHVSDEQAPPKPPLPEGEVPPPRPPPPEERDEEFPEQKVGEVLSEPMMVAARQLHDEARKWSSKPEDEEVVEEREVDDDDEFTDGEDDYEPELLMMPSNQPVNQPMLAAAQALHQEARKWSSKGNDIIAAAKRMALLMAEMSRLVRGGSGNKRAMIQCAKDIAKASDEVTRLAKEVAKQCTDRRIRTNLLQVCERIPTISTQLKILSTVKATMLGRTNISEEESEQATEMLVHNAQNLMQSVKETVREAEAASIKIRTDSGCTLRWVRKTPWYQ, encoded by the exons ATGCCGGTGTTCCACACCAAGACGATCGAGAGTATCCTGGAGCCGGTGGCCCAGCAGATCTCCCACCTGGTCATCATGCacgaggagggggaggtggacGGGAAAGCCATCCCGGATCTCACGGTGCCGGTGGCCGCGGTGCAGGCGGCAGTCAGCAACCTTGTCCGG GTGGGGAAGGAAACGGTTCAAACCACCGAAGACCAGGTGATGAAGAGAGACATGCCCCCTGCTTTCAttaa ggtgGAGAATTCGAGCTCGAAGCTTGTCCAGGCGGCGCAGATGCTAAAGGCAGATCCATACTCTGTTCCCGCACGAGATTACCTGATTGATGGGTCCAGAGGGATACTGTCGGGGACGTCCGACCTGCTGCTCACCTTTGATgaggcagag GTGCGTAAGATCATCAGAGTATGTAAAGGAATCCTGGAGTATCTGACTGTGGccgaggtggtggagaccatGGAGGACCTCATCACTTACACCAAGAACCTGGGTCCAG ggatgaccaaaatgtcaaagatgattgaggagaggcagcaggagctGACGCACCAAGAACACAGACAGATGCTGGTCAACTCCATGAGCACTGTCAAAGAGCTGCTGCCTGTCCTCATATcag CTATAAAGATCTTTGTCGCAACAAAGACCAGTCGAGGTGCCGGcgtggaggaggcggagaggaaCAGAAAGTTCACCTTTGAAAAGATGAGCGGTGAAATCAACGAGATTATAAGGGTCTTACAGCTCACCACGTGGGATGAAGACGCGTGGGCCAACAAG GATATGGAGGCTATGAAGAGATCTCTCGCTTTGATTGAGTCTAAGATGGCACTAGCTCAAAGTTGGCTCAAAGACCCTCATGGACAGCCAG GTGGCCACGGCGAGGTCGCCCTGCGTATGATACTGGACGAAGCCGGTAAGGTGGGAGAGCTGTGTGCtgggaaggagaggaaagataTTCTTGTAACTACCAAGGCTCTGGGACAAATGACCGACCAGGTCGCAGATCTACGAGCCAG AGGCCAGGGCCCGACCCCCGGGTGCATGCAGCGTGCCGGCCAGTGCTTGCAGGGCTTAGACTTGTTATTTGGCAAAGTGGATGGAGCTTCCCGCAGACTGGAGGCTCTCATCAACGCCAAGCAGGCCATCGCCAGGAGGCTGGACGCAGCACag GCCTGGCTGGCTGATCCTAACGGTGGTCCCGAGGGGGAGGAGAACATCAGAGCGCTGCTTGCAGAGGCCAAACGCATCGCTGACCTGTGCGAAGATCCCAAAGAGAGGGACGACATCCTGCGCTCCATCAGTGAGATCGCCGGGCTCACCGCCAAACTCATGGAGCTCCGCAAACA GGGCAAAGGTGACAGTCCGGAGGCCCGTGCACTGGCAAAGCAGATTGGTTCGGCGCTAATGAACCTGCAGTCGAAAACCAACAGAGCCGTGGCCAACATGAGGCCGGCAAAGCCCGCCGTCACCTTGGAGGGAAAGATGGAGCAGGCCCTCCGCTGGGTGAACAACCCCTGGGTGGACGACAGAGGAGTAG GTCAGGCAGCGATCAGAGGAATGGTTGGAGAAGGGAGGAGGTTGGCAGGAGGCTTGTTAGGCCCGTATCGACAGGACATGATTGGACGCTGCGACCGAACAGAGGCCCTAATGGGATCTTTGGCAGACATGGCGGCCAGGGGCGAGGCAGAGGCTCCTCACGCACGAGCCACAGCCGCGCAGCTGCAGGAAAGCCTCAAG GACCTGAGGAAGCACATGCAGGAGGTGATGACCCAGGAGGTGTCCGATGTTTTCAGTGACACCACCACCCCTATCAAGCTGCTGGCTGTGGCTGCAACTGCTCCAGCTGATGCCCCCAACAGGGAGGAG GTTTTCGACGAGCGTGCAGGGAACTTTGAGGCCCACGCAGGTCGGCTGGGGGCGACGGCCGAGAAGGCTGCTGCCGTGGGAACAGCCAATAAGATGACAGTAGAGGGGATTCATGCTGCTGTGAAACATGCCAGGGACCTCACGCCACAG GTGACCACCGCTGCTCGGATCCTGTTGAAGAATCCTGGAAACAAAGCAGCGTACGAGCACTTTGACACCATGAAGAACCAGTGGATTGACAACGTGGAGAGACTCACTA GTCTGGTGGACGAGGCCATCGACACCAAATCTCTCCTAGATGCTTCCGAGGAGGCTATAAAGAAAGACATCGACAAGTGCCGAGTTGCCATGGCAAATGTTCAGCCCCAAATGCTTGTTGCCGGGGCAACAAGCATAGCAAGACGAGCTAACCGGGTCCTGTTGGTGGCAAAGAGGGAAGTGGAGAACTCTGAAGATCCGCGCTTCAgagacacagtgaaacatgcGTCAGACATCCTCTCACACACCATCTCACCCATGGTGATGGACGCCAAGGGGGTGGCTGGAAACATTCAAGATAAAG CTCTGCAGAAGGCCTACCTGGACTCATGTCTGAGGATCCTTGGTGCCGTAGGAAAAGTTAGAGAAGCTTTCCAACCTCAGGAGCCTgatttccctcctcctcctcctgacctgGACCAGCTCCat GTCAGTGATGAGCAGGCGCCACCCAAGCCCCCCTTGCCAGAGGGCGAGGTGCCCCCGCCGCGGCCCCCTCCCCCAGAAGAGAGGGACGAGGAGTTCCCTGAGCAGAAGGTCGGGGAGGTGCTCAGCGAGCCCATGATGGTGGCGGCCAGGCAGCTGCACGACGAGGCGCGCAAGTGGTCCAGCAAG cctgaggatgaggaggtggtagaggagagggaggtagaTGATGACGATGAGTTTACTGATGGTGAGGATGACTATGAGCCAGAGCTGCTGATGATGCCCTCCAACCAGCCTGTCAATCAACCCATGCTGGCAGCAGCCCAGGCTCTCCACCAGGAGGCGCGCAAATGGTCCAGCAAG GGTAATGACATCATTGCAGCGGCCAAGCGCATGGCTCTGCTGATGGCAGAAATGTCCCGGCTGGTGCGCGGCGGGAGCGGGAACAAGCGGGCGATGATTCAGTGCGCCAAGGACATCGCCAAGGCCTCGGATGAGGTGACGAGACTGGCTAAGGAGGTGGCCAAGCAGTGCACCGACAGACGCATCAGGACCAACCTGCTGCAG GTGTGTGAGCGCATCCCGACCATCAGCACGCAGCTGAAGATCCTCTCCACCGTCAAAGCCACCATGCTGGGAcggacaaacatcagtgaagAGGAGTCAGAGCAG GCCACCGAGATGTTGGTCCACAACGCCCAGAATCTGATGCAGTCAGTGAAGGAGACCGTCAGGGAAGCCGAAGCCGCCTCCATCAAGATCCGCACGGACTCAGGATGCACCCTTCGATGGGTGCGCAAGACCCCTTGGTACCAATAA
- the LOC117775963 gene encoding vinculin-like isoform X4: protein MPVFHTKTIESILEPVAQQISHLVIMHEEGEVDGKAIPDLTVPVAAVQAAVSNLVRVGKETVQTTEDQVMKRDMPPAFIKVENSSSKLVQAAQMLKADPYSVPARDYLIDGSRGILSGTSDLLLTFDEAEVRKIIRVCKGILEYLTVAEVVETMEDLITYTKNLGPGMTKMSKMIEERQQELTHQEHRQMLVNSMSTVKELLPVLISAIKIFVATKTSRGAGVEEAERNRKFTFEKMSGEINEIIRVLQLTTWDEDAWANKKDMEAMKRSLALIESKMALAQSWLKDPHGQPGGHGEVALRMILDEAGKVGELCAGKERKDILVTTKALGQMTDQVADLRARGQGPTPGCMQRAGQCLQGLDLLFGKVDGASRRLEALINAKQAIARRLDAAQAWLADPNGGPEGEENIRALLAEAKRIADLCEDPKERDDILRSISEIAGLTAKLMELRKQGKGDSPEARALAKQIGSALMNLQSKTNRAVANMRPAKPAVTLEGKMEQALRWVNNPWVDDRGVECERLQWITGQAAIRGMVGEGRRLAGGLLGPYRQDMIGRCDRTEALMGSLADMAARGEAEAPHARATAAQLQESLKDLRKHMQEVMTQEVSDVFSDTTTPIKLLAVAATAPADAPNREEVFDERAGNFEAHAGRLGATAEKAAAVGTANKMTVEGIHAAVKHARDLTPQVTTAARILLKNPGNKAAYEHFDTMKNQWIDNVERLTSLVDEAIDTKSLLDASEEAIKKDIDKCRVAMANVQPQMLVAGATSIARRANRVLLVAKREVENSEDPRFRDTVKHASDILSHTISPMVMDAKGVAGNIQDKALQKAYLDSCLRILGAVGKVREAFQPQEPDFPPPPPDLDQLHVSDEQAPPKPPLPEGEVPPPRPPPPEERDEEFPEQKVGEVLSEPMMVAARQLHDEARKWSSKPEDEEVVEEREVDDDDEFTDGEDDYEPELLMMPSNQPVNQPMLAAAQALHQEARKWSSKGNDIIAAAKRMALLMAEMSRLVRGGSGNKRAMIQCAKDIAKASDEVTRLAKEVAKQCTDRRIRTNLLQVCERIPTISTQLKILSTVKATMLGRTNISEEESEQATEMLVHNAQNLMQSVKETVREAEAASIKIRTDSGCTLRWVRKTPWYQ from the exons ATGCCGGTGTTCCACACCAAGACGATCGAGAGTATCCTGGAGCCGGTGGCCCAGCAGATCTCCCACCTGGTCATCATGCacgaggagggggaggtggacGGGAAAGCCATCCCGGATCTCACGGTGCCGGTGGCCGCGGTGCAGGCGGCAGTCAGCAACCTTGTCCGG GTGGGGAAGGAAACGGTTCAAACCACCGAAGACCAGGTGATGAAGAGAGACATGCCCCCTGCTTTCAttaa ggtgGAGAATTCGAGCTCGAAGCTTGTCCAGGCGGCGCAGATGCTAAAGGCAGATCCATACTCTGTTCCCGCACGAGATTACCTGATTGATGGGTCCAGAGGGATACTGTCGGGGACGTCCGACCTGCTGCTCACCTTTGATgaggcagag GTGCGTAAGATCATCAGAGTATGTAAAGGAATCCTGGAGTATCTGACTGTGGccgaggtggtggagaccatGGAGGACCTCATCACTTACACCAAGAACCTGGGTCCAG ggatgaccaaaatgtcaaagatgattgaggagaggcagcaggagctGACGCACCAAGAACACAGACAGATGCTGGTCAACTCCATGAGCACTGTCAAAGAGCTGCTGCCTGTCCTCATATcag CTATAAAGATCTTTGTCGCAACAAAGACCAGTCGAGGTGCCGGcgtggaggaggcggagaggaaCAGAAAGTTCACCTTTGAAAAGATGAGCGGTGAAATCAACGAGATTATAAGGGTCTTACAGCTCACCACGTGGGATGAAGACGCGTGGGCCAACAAG AAG GATATGGAGGCTATGAAGAGATCTCTCGCTTTGATTGAGTCTAAGATGGCACTAGCTCAAAGTTGGCTCAAAGACCCTCATGGACAGCCAG GTGGCCACGGCGAGGTCGCCCTGCGTATGATACTGGACGAAGCCGGTAAGGTGGGAGAGCTGTGTGCtgggaaggagaggaaagataTTCTTGTAACTACCAAGGCTCTGGGACAAATGACCGACCAGGTCGCAGATCTACGAGCCAG AGGCCAGGGCCCGACCCCCGGGTGCATGCAGCGTGCCGGCCAGTGCTTGCAGGGCTTAGACTTGTTATTTGGCAAAGTGGATGGAGCTTCCCGCAGACTGGAGGCTCTCATCAACGCCAAGCAGGCCATCGCCAGGAGGCTGGACGCAGCACag GCCTGGCTGGCTGATCCTAACGGTGGTCCCGAGGGGGAGGAGAACATCAGAGCGCTGCTTGCAGAGGCCAAACGCATCGCTGACCTGTGCGAAGATCCCAAAGAGAGGGACGACATCCTGCGCTCCATCAGTGAGATCGCCGGGCTCACCGCCAAACTCATGGAGCTCCGCAAACA GGGCAAAGGTGACAGTCCGGAGGCCCGTGCACTGGCAAAGCAGATTGGTTCGGCGCTAATGAACCTGCAGTCGAAAACCAACAGAGCCGTGGCCAACATGAGGCCGGCAAAGCCCGCCGTCACCTTGGAGGGAAAGATGGAGCAGGCCCTCCGCTGGGTGAACAACCCCTGGGTGGACGACAGAGGAGTAG AGTGTGAGAGGCTGCAGTGGATCACAG GTCAGGCAGCGATCAGAGGAATGGTTGGAGAAGGGAGGAGGTTGGCAGGAGGCTTGTTAGGCCCGTATCGACAGGACATGATTGGACGCTGCGACCGAACAGAGGCCCTAATGGGATCTTTGGCAGACATGGCGGCCAGGGGCGAGGCAGAGGCTCCTCACGCACGAGCCACAGCCGCGCAGCTGCAGGAAAGCCTCAAG GACCTGAGGAAGCACATGCAGGAGGTGATGACCCAGGAGGTGTCCGATGTTTTCAGTGACACCACCACCCCTATCAAGCTGCTGGCTGTGGCTGCAACTGCTCCAGCTGATGCCCCCAACAGGGAGGAG GTTTTCGACGAGCGTGCAGGGAACTTTGAGGCCCACGCAGGTCGGCTGGGGGCGACGGCCGAGAAGGCTGCTGCCGTGGGAACAGCCAATAAGATGACAGTAGAGGGGATTCATGCTGCTGTGAAACATGCCAGGGACCTCACGCCACAG GTGACCACCGCTGCTCGGATCCTGTTGAAGAATCCTGGAAACAAAGCAGCGTACGAGCACTTTGACACCATGAAGAACCAGTGGATTGACAACGTGGAGAGACTCACTA GTCTGGTGGACGAGGCCATCGACACCAAATCTCTCCTAGATGCTTCCGAGGAGGCTATAAAGAAAGACATCGACAAGTGCCGAGTTGCCATGGCAAATGTTCAGCCCCAAATGCTTGTTGCCGGGGCAACAAGCATAGCAAGACGAGCTAACCGGGTCCTGTTGGTGGCAAAGAGGGAAGTGGAGAACTCTGAAGATCCGCGCTTCAgagacacagtgaaacatgcGTCAGACATCCTCTCACACACCATCTCACCCATGGTGATGGACGCCAAGGGGGTGGCTGGAAACATTCAAGATAAAG CTCTGCAGAAGGCCTACCTGGACTCATGTCTGAGGATCCTTGGTGCCGTAGGAAAAGTTAGAGAAGCTTTCCAACCTCAGGAGCCTgatttccctcctcctcctcctgacctgGACCAGCTCCat GTCAGTGATGAGCAGGCGCCACCCAAGCCCCCCTTGCCAGAGGGCGAGGTGCCCCCGCCGCGGCCCCCTCCCCCAGAAGAGAGGGACGAGGAGTTCCCTGAGCAGAAGGTCGGGGAGGTGCTCAGCGAGCCCATGATGGTGGCGGCCAGGCAGCTGCACGACGAGGCGCGCAAGTGGTCCAGCAAG cctgaggatgaggaggtggtagaggagagggaggtagaTGATGACGATGAGTTTACTGATGGTGAGGATGACTATGAGCCAGAGCTGCTGATGATGCCCTCCAACCAGCCTGTCAATCAACCCATGCTGGCAGCAGCCCAGGCTCTCCACCAGGAGGCGCGCAAATGGTCCAGCAAG GGTAATGACATCATTGCAGCGGCCAAGCGCATGGCTCTGCTGATGGCAGAAATGTCCCGGCTGGTGCGCGGCGGGAGCGGGAACAAGCGGGCGATGATTCAGTGCGCCAAGGACATCGCCAAGGCCTCGGATGAGGTGACGAGACTGGCTAAGGAGGTGGCCAAGCAGTGCACCGACAGACGCATCAGGACCAACCTGCTGCAG GTGTGTGAGCGCATCCCGACCATCAGCACGCAGCTGAAGATCCTCTCCACCGTCAAAGCCACCATGCTGGGAcggacaaacatcagtgaagAGGAGTCAGAGCAG GCCACCGAGATGTTGGTCCACAACGCCCAGAATCTGATGCAGTCAGTGAAGGAGACCGTCAGGGAAGCCGAAGCCGCCTCCATCAAGATCCGCACGGACTCAGGATGCACCCTTCGATGGGTGCGCAAGACCCCTTGGTACCAATAA
- the LOC117775963 gene encoding vinculin-like isoform X6, which translates to MPVFHTKTIESILEPVAQQISHLVIMHEEGEVDGKAIPDLTVPVAAVQAAVSNLVRVGKETVQTTEDQVMKRDMPPAFIKVENSSSKLVQAAQMLKADPYSVPARDYLIDGSRGILSGTSDLLLTFDEAEVRKIIRVCKGILEYLTVAEVVETMEDLITYTKNLGPGMTKMSKMIEERQQELTHQEHRQMLVNSMSTVKELLPVLISAIKIFVATKTSRGAGVEEAERNRKFTFEKMSGEINEIIRVLQLTTWDEDAWANKKDMEAMKRSLALIESKMALAQSWLKDPHGQPGGHGEVALRMILDEAGKVGELCAGKERKDILVTTKALGQMTDQVADLRARGQGPTPGCMQRAGQCLQGLDLLFGKVDGASRRLEALINAKQAIARRLDAAQAWLADPNGGPEGEENIRALLAEAKRIADLCEDPKERDDILRSISEIAGLTAKLMELRKQGKGDSPEARALAKQIGSALMNLQSKTNRAVANMRPAKPAVTLEGKMEQALRWVNNPWVDDRGVGQAAIRGMVGEGRRLAGGLLGPYRQDMIGRCDRTEALMGSLADMAARGEAEAPHARATAAQLQESLKDLRKHMQEVMTQEVSDVFSDTTTPIKLLAVAATAPADAPNREEVFDERAGNFEAHAGRLGATAEKAAAVGTANKMTVEGIHAAVKHARDLTPQVTTAARILLKNPGNKAAYEHFDTMKNQWIDNVERLTSLVDEAIDTKSLLDASEEAIKKDIDKCRVAMANVQPQMLVAGATSIARRANRVLLVAKREVENSEDPRFRDTVKHASDILSHTISPMVMDAKGVAGNIQDKALQKAYLDSCLRILGAVGKVREAFQPQEPDFPPPPPDLDQLHVSDEQAPPKPPLPEGEVPPPRPPPPEERDEEFPEQKVGEVLSEPMMVAARQLHDEARKWSSKPEDEEVVEEREVDDDDEFTDGEDDYEPELLMMPSNQPVNQPMLAAAQALHQEARKWSSKGNDIIAAAKRMALLMAEMSRLVRGGSGNKRAMIQCAKDIAKASDEVTRLAKEVAKQCTDRRIRTNLLQVCERIPTISTQLKILSTVKATMLGRTNISEEESEQATEMLVHNAQNLMQSVKETVREAEAASIKIRTDSGCTLRWVRKTPWYQ; encoded by the exons ATGCCGGTGTTCCACACCAAGACGATCGAGAGTATCCTGGAGCCGGTGGCCCAGCAGATCTCCCACCTGGTCATCATGCacgaggagggggaggtggacGGGAAAGCCATCCCGGATCTCACGGTGCCGGTGGCCGCGGTGCAGGCGGCAGTCAGCAACCTTGTCCGG GTGGGGAAGGAAACGGTTCAAACCACCGAAGACCAGGTGATGAAGAGAGACATGCCCCCTGCTTTCAttaa ggtgGAGAATTCGAGCTCGAAGCTTGTCCAGGCGGCGCAGATGCTAAAGGCAGATCCATACTCTGTTCCCGCACGAGATTACCTGATTGATGGGTCCAGAGGGATACTGTCGGGGACGTCCGACCTGCTGCTCACCTTTGATgaggcagag GTGCGTAAGATCATCAGAGTATGTAAAGGAATCCTGGAGTATCTGACTGTGGccgaggtggtggagaccatGGAGGACCTCATCACTTACACCAAGAACCTGGGTCCAG ggatgaccaaaatgtcaaagatgattgaggagaggcagcaggagctGACGCACCAAGAACACAGACAGATGCTGGTCAACTCCATGAGCACTGTCAAAGAGCTGCTGCCTGTCCTCATATcag CTATAAAGATCTTTGTCGCAACAAAGACCAGTCGAGGTGCCGGcgtggaggaggcggagaggaaCAGAAAGTTCACCTTTGAAAAGATGAGCGGTGAAATCAACGAGATTATAAGGGTCTTACAGCTCACCACGTGGGATGAAGACGCGTGGGCCAACAAG AAG GATATGGAGGCTATGAAGAGATCTCTCGCTTTGATTGAGTCTAAGATGGCACTAGCTCAAAGTTGGCTCAAAGACCCTCATGGACAGCCAG GTGGCCACGGCGAGGTCGCCCTGCGTATGATACTGGACGAAGCCGGTAAGGTGGGAGAGCTGTGTGCtgggaaggagaggaaagataTTCTTGTAACTACCAAGGCTCTGGGACAAATGACCGACCAGGTCGCAGATCTACGAGCCAG AGGCCAGGGCCCGACCCCCGGGTGCATGCAGCGTGCCGGCCAGTGCTTGCAGGGCTTAGACTTGTTATTTGGCAAAGTGGATGGAGCTTCCCGCAGACTGGAGGCTCTCATCAACGCCAAGCAGGCCATCGCCAGGAGGCTGGACGCAGCACag GCCTGGCTGGCTGATCCTAACGGTGGTCCCGAGGGGGAGGAGAACATCAGAGCGCTGCTTGCAGAGGCCAAACGCATCGCTGACCTGTGCGAAGATCCCAAAGAGAGGGACGACATCCTGCGCTCCATCAGTGAGATCGCCGGGCTCACCGCCAAACTCATGGAGCTCCGCAAACA GGGCAAAGGTGACAGTCCGGAGGCCCGTGCACTGGCAAAGCAGATTGGTTCGGCGCTAATGAACCTGCAGTCGAAAACCAACAGAGCCGTGGCCAACATGAGGCCGGCAAAGCCCGCCGTCACCTTGGAGGGAAAGATGGAGCAGGCCCTCCGCTGGGTGAACAACCCCTGGGTGGACGACAGAGGAGTAG GTCAGGCAGCGATCAGAGGAATGGTTGGAGAAGGGAGGAGGTTGGCAGGAGGCTTGTTAGGCCCGTATCGACAGGACATGATTGGACGCTGCGACCGAACAGAGGCCCTAATGGGATCTTTGGCAGACATGGCGGCCAGGGGCGAGGCAGAGGCTCCTCACGCACGAGCCACAGCCGCGCAGCTGCAGGAAAGCCTCAAG GACCTGAGGAAGCACATGCAGGAGGTGATGACCCAGGAGGTGTCCGATGTTTTCAGTGACACCACCACCCCTATCAAGCTGCTGGCTGTGGCTGCAACTGCTCCAGCTGATGCCCCCAACAGGGAGGAG GTTTTCGACGAGCGTGCAGGGAACTTTGAGGCCCACGCAGGTCGGCTGGGGGCGACGGCCGAGAAGGCTGCTGCCGTGGGAACAGCCAATAAGATGACAGTAGAGGGGATTCATGCTGCTGTGAAACATGCCAGGGACCTCACGCCACAG GTGACCACCGCTGCTCGGATCCTGTTGAAGAATCCTGGAAACAAAGCAGCGTACGAGCACTTTGACACCATGAAGAACCAGTGGATTGACAACGTGGAGAGACTCACTA GTCTGGTGGACGAGGCCATCGACACCAAATCTCTCCTAGATGCTTCCGAGGAGGCTATAAAGAAAGACATCGACAAGTGCCGAGTTGCCATGGCAAATGTTCAGCCCCAAATGCTTGTTGCCGGGGCAACAAGCATAGCAAGACGAGCTAACCGGGTCCTGTTGGTGGCAAAGAGGGAAGTGGAGAACTCTGAAGATCCGCGCTTCAgagacacagtgaaacatgcGTCAGACATCCTCTCACACACCATCTCACCCATGGTGATGGACGCCAAGGGGGTGGCTGGAAACATTCAAGATAAAG CTCTGCAGAAGGCCTACCTGGACTCATGTCTGAGGATCCTTGGTGCCGTAGGAAAAGTTAGAGAAGCTTTCCAACCTCAGGAGCCTgatttccctcctcctcctcctgacctgGACCAGCTCCat GTCAGTGATGAGCAGGCGCCACCCAAGCCCCCCTTGCCAGAGGGCGAGGTGCCCCCGCCGCGGCCCCCTCCCCCAGAAGAGAGGGACGAGGAGTTCCCTGAGCAGAAGGTCGGGGAGGTGCTCAGCGAGCCCATGATGGTGGCGGCCAGGCAGCTGCACGACGAGGCGCGCAAGTGGTCCAGCAAG cctgaggatgaggaggtggtagaggagagggaggtagaTGATGACGATGAGTTTACTGATGGTGAGGATGACTATGAGCCAGAGCTGCTGATGATGCCCTCCAACCAGCCTGTCAATCAACCCATGCTGGCAGCAGCCCAGGCTCTCCACCAGGAGGCGCGCAAATGGTCCAGCAAG GGTAATGACATCATTGCAGCGGCCAAGCGCATGGCTCTGCTGATGGCAGAAATGTCCCGGCTGGTGCGCGGCGGGAGCGGGAACAAGCGGGCGATGATTCAGTGCGCCAAGGACATCGCCAAGGCCTCGGATGAGGTGACGAGACTGGCTAAGGAGGTGGCCAAGCAGTGCACCGACAGACGCATCAGGACCAACCTGCTGCAG GTGTGTGAGCGCATCCCGACCATCAGCACGCAGCTGAAGATCCTCTCCACCGTCAAAGCCACCATGCTGGGAcggacaaacatcagtgaagAGGAGTCAGAGCAG GCCACCGAGATGTTGGTCCACAACGCCCAGAATCTGATGCAGTCAGTGAAGGAGACCGTCAGGGAAGCCGAAGCCGCCTCCATCAAGATCCGCACGGACTCAGGATGCACCCTTCGATGGGTGCGCAAGACCCCTTGGTACCAATAA